The genomic stretch acaaggctctcagttaaaccaccagtataataaatgtttgatttccaaactgtttttatatttctaggaaatgtaacaaataaagttgtgtggtttttatgactttgttgtttaatcaatcgtatgcttttccttaaagggatgaattttgacttttcagagataaataataattaccactaaagaaagaaaacatcaaagcctaaccgatatacatggattagctagccccccaccggcgcggcgtgtagctcgccgtctaggagaggcaataaaaatttacctgcttttaaactattaagaaaataaaacatcttgagtgctcttttttttttaaatcgtgcaataaatttttgccaagttttatgtaactttaagtaggtatgtttatttactctttaaaaaaagtttgtgattcttttttttatttgttaaaaaaatgatggccctgagaagggccgatattattatttttttgtagcttgctgcttctcacagcaactagagagacaacagttagctgtttatggtttcttttcggtttttttcggcaaaaggaccgcctggatgttgggtaaaacaccaccttgagcgattgtcacaccggaaaggagcttgtttaattcttcgtcatttctgatggccaattgaagatgacgtggaataatacgagtttttttgttgtcacgagcagcatttccagccaattcaagaacttcagcggcaagatattccatcacagccgccaaataaactggagcaccggcaccgactcgttcggcgtaattacctttacgaagtaaacgatgtattcttccaacaggaaactgaagaccggccctgctcgaacgagacttggcttttccttttacctttcctccttttccacgtccagacatgttgatatgatggtggttttcgtagtttatggaaaagtcaaaataaactataagaatatgctgcgcgtataacttgtatgctactactgcgactgcgaatgactaaagttgcgtttctggcttcgtatttatacggttacttatagagaagtcgtatttctgactggatgattatactaaaaggtggggtcttgattcggagtaaattcgtatataaaacatttttaacaagtagtgttttttttttctttattaagattagaaatattaaaaaatatgccaccaaagacaagcggtaaagcagcgaaaaaggctggaaaagctcaaaagaatatttcgaagagcgacaagaaaaagaagcgcaggaggaaggaaagctatgcaatctatatttataaggtattgaagcaagtacaccccgataccggtatttcgagcaaggcgatgagcatcatgaacagtttcgttaatgatatctttgaacggatcgccgctgaagcttctcgtcttgcgcattacaacaagcgttcgacgattacgagccgggaaattcaaacagcggttcgtctcttgttgcctggtgaattggcaaagcacgcagtctctgaaggtaccaaagccgtcaccaaatacacaagttcaaaatagagaagttttttctttcatcgtttaaaaagaagaaaaaaatgaaatcggttcttttcagaaccacaattaacatttaaaagtaaataaaatttgtttcattaagtaaaaaataaatctaatgaccgaccactcaaatctagatttttttttatcaatcgaagctctttttaaattaaatttaaaatgaaacagcaaaaacaaattacatcggtaaaagtgcgacgcaaaagaaatcaagaaatagcaggaaagtaacatctcggattaatcaaattcttaactctctttagtgtttcttctatatgtcttaatttcattttttttagttattacattacaaacaatactacatattctgatacgaattcaatttcacctgaggaatcggaaccattggttcttcattcctgaacgcaccctgggcagccatgccatgccgtgttgccttagaaaaaaaagaagacggcgctccgggttttcccccgaagttatccatttgatggaatctgaaaggagcagcgacgaactcttaaattagaaatttaaaaaatatttataacattctctcgtttgtacatcctttttagtttaatatttagtattatatttgggtgcataattaagacgcggatttcttaaaataagtataagttgttgtgctgtcatttataattattacatattataatgtctatattagcaacgtaaggttgacgtttctccaaaactgtcactttgtcgctttaaagcgacataactgaaaaaaacgcttgttctcccattttgtttattttttattattattattatttttttttttttgaaatcaaatgtccagtgatttttgtaactagctatagttactagtaacaacgagtaaacagaaaataaataattgccaattttaataaattgttacatggttttgttctgaatattatggtatattgttaatacttggagattcagaaaaagttttgtgtatgtgtgttgcgagcgcaaatttatattgtcgattttgagaaaatgcttcaatcgacaaaggtacaactttgcgctattaataggtacactaatagttattattaataattataaaaaataaatagatcaatagtactttcctcaaagaaattaactacaaattaataaaattaacaaatcttttatagtagatatctaccctaaatgtttgttataaattcgatttataaaactatatacaagagtggaatgattaatttatggcctcacatagaaaacaataatttagcaaaacaattttttgattactttttactataactacctttttattacatacacttggttaatcggggtttggaatcccatccatgtgggtcaattctggtaactttttaaaccaagttttttagagctgtgatatcttgaaaattttcgttatattttttccagtgtatttttttcttaaattggaaaatagactaaaatttactttttttaaattgtcgtataaaatctaaagaattgcgctaaaacagctccttacattgttcagttttcgtttttccggcgagcttctgtgctcagaaaatgtgtttttgtcaattttttcccatacccaaaacttgatcaaagatataatgtgtttgctattttaaaattattaatgcttgaactatctcagacaactattatttctaatcttccaatatctttttatgacatttctacaggagaagcattcttagattttcttgaacttgatgcattcttaagatttgtatggtttttttaaatgtccaaaatacactttcaaccatactaggcaatgaaaaaggtatatctaatgtatagaatctaagccacccatctcagccacttgacctgacctgacctgaccataccgtcaggagtgaaagcttattctttttctccaggaattagcgcctccgttcttagatcgtgcacgctggttcccaagacatcttctggccgcctcctacggcagatgatctaggtccctcagcgggcatttttctacgtcttttcgtttacgaagaatcagagcttttcgaacattgatttcttccttcttcccccattttcttagttttataaatctcctctgtaaatttctgtactgttctccaatgctcattgttctcgagcattttttcaactagattatcatgtataagtttattacttatttgtaattcccacttctatcgaatggcatcgcgttgataaaacacatgttttcgaaaaacacatgttcggctgtatcttcctcgttgcagtatacacagcggtcatcatctgctcgatgcatacggtgtagatatgacagaaaagccttatgtcctattaaaaactgtattaggtagtaatttacctgtctcacaggttttctcctttccatctaccgacttatgttcgagataagacgatgcgatgcgtccattttcttttggaactgttgtcccatctggcttgccatgccgtgatagattgctctatcactttatgcttgttgcctgttctatcaagtaccttcctactgtctttaatttgaaaggcgatagaagccagaagcgacctctgctattatctgaggggaaatgcttttacgcataccagactaggtctggttatgtgggactcggtcggtaaatgtgcaagccgacaatacccactaaaacccctcgcgtcaccttagggatcggaaccattggtccttcatacctgaacgcacgctgggtagccatgccggtttgcatggcgccagaagaaaagaagagggcgctccggggattcccccgaagtgatccatttgatggaatctgaaaagagctgcgacagataaatgtggcaatgacatttgatgcttaccagattcggaagatctgagtgagaaggcatttttcgatcacaagagagccatccttggcctcttgcatctggacggaccgttttcgtcgtagtcaacggcctctcgcaccagggggttcgggtgggcttccgccttcgaaaaggctcgctcggcggtctcacggaagaattcctccatcgtcggcatcttcgcctctcggtgcaattggttgttgcgaacaaaccacggggcgttgaatgcttgacggagaaatttgttttggaaagtttgtaacttatgcatccgagtcttacagggcgcgaacgcccaagccacagaagcataagtcatggtaggtcggatcactgatttgtacaacaagagcttgttgtcaattgacaacgcgctccgccgacatacgagagatctcagcattcccgtggctatcttacccttcgcgagtgcgtagtcaagatgtgggccgaaggagtttcctctgcacacttataagtttttgcttatatttcttcattttcaatacccctctctaatacccgacccgacccgactcgactcgactcgactcgacccgacccgacccgacccgacccgacccgacccgacccgacccgacttgacccgacccgacccgacctgatctgacctgacctaacctgactttatcttcttaactctatacttgtacttgtacaattatactcaaaccttaaacagataaataaaataatatcttactatgataattacgtttagtcataggtatacagatagggaatcaaaagctttgttcacgatagcgatcgatgagcttgttctggcattaattgcatgcacagtacatatgagaaaaaaacctgaacttttagttacaggccgtcgttcacggtcgagaatataacctagataccggatcagttcagaaccagtccaaacgatcttcatgttcattcgatcaaagatttttagttctagacttgcgcagttgacgaaagcggttttgtctttgttactctcgtgttttggtgctttactgtctattttattattgagatttatttaatatattactaaatcgaaattatttgtaaaataacttttgtgaatgtgaaaatgagtagttttttacattttacacttttttgtaccaatgtttctcttttataaatgtgtgataattttttgcggttttccgatttttaaacatttactgcatacttgacaacggtatattattgtttgtggtaaacgataatccatagctggttcagaaccgcacatgcgctttaaatgagtcttggactaatttaggattagtcctaaatatcctacgcaaacaaagctaatattattagtacagaagctttaatattggaaagtaaaaacaaaacaaaaaaataaatgtaatagaattaataataactgattaaaacaaaaaaaaagtatttatattaaatacttaatatacttccaaatgaaaaatagtcaaaaaatgacaattttatgacaatgcttaaaatgttagttgcctgatctagaaaatttacgcatctttattagctataatatctacagataaagaaaaccatgtttactaatttttaaaacaataatgaatttgtataaatctatcttattcaaacaaatatttctcgattttttaataaacttatttattaattatcctcttcaattttaaagtaactcggtggcgttctgtaatgactatttcaatttttgttaataaaataaaaatttgtaacaaatattatttttttaaatatcttcaaattaacactataaatattttttataaaaaacatatttgtttcatcaaaagttgtaaattttttattgattcaataaagtctacaatacttactcggtttatgaattaagtagatcagcagacaaatgatctaatatttataaacatttggcaacattttaattaacttctttgacgttgtgtgcttaagaattaaaaaaaaccagattaaacttaaactatctatatctagtaaacttaaactacttaatctatcaatctgtctttctatcatatttaaaattttcattttgtatatgactttttttacttcaaatcacaaaaaaaaacagttagaaacacgtttgtgcttaaccaaaacattacatacttttttttaatctaaatgcaaaatagattatgatacgccacgtaaaacgtttcgagaatttaatcttagttattgttgaaacatgcaatcaaatattcggttcatatatcaaaaatcatccaaattagtaaaaatagatttctaccaaatttctatctaattgcgtaggcaaataaataaaaatattttagtgataatttttaaattatcttccaagttataattatttttattttatacgcgcgcgccattgtcgacatcgaaggaaagagtttcctattatctaggtattattaatttattaaaaagtaccaatttattactgagtgcaagagagagagagaaagagacaaacagacattaggtatatctgttttagtagaatttacaatttgtgaagtgtcacttgaaaaaaagcatctcatataaacgaaagaagtaaactacattgtcatctgttgttgttgttgttgttgttgttgttgttgttgttgttgttgttgttgttgttcttttctataataattttggttccaagttgaattttggtttttactttaggtaaagaaaaacaaaacagtaagatgcaaacaaataaaaccaaagtatattttaacgtgtataggttggtaactaactacctacatattcttcactataacacatttttgtgtttgtgtaaagtgacagaatttgtattacgtaggtggatagaactaactattgaaattgaaattgaaatacaaaattgataagtttaaaaatagttttcagtgaatgttgctaatagttagaacgtatagatgacaacgcattgcaacgaaacgaatcaaatttgtttctatttagaaatgcattttatttataaaatagagtattgtacaataatgaaacatcggtaaagttataagtatactaaaacaacaaatattaataaaataaacgtttttattgtgacattttctatcatacaacagtttacatcaaacgtttgcatcttcgaatgttttttgagatttcgttgtttttatcaagaccaaagtatagaaaaaacttttagaaaacataaacaactattttttttttaatgtttgcattcaatgtaccctaatgactcctggggcccgtcatcttccaaaaagttccggtttcgtagttggtttcgtttcgtgcatcgactgttttgaaagaatttttccgcacaaaaacaaaagtatttaaaaaaattcttattggcattcggtagaggatagattagactttcgacagaccaaagaccaacttttcacgtttacccagtaagtatctgtcgacgacgtcgcagtttgatgttctctttaaccgcgaataagtcgtcggtacggcgagcgtctgtaaggacgtcactaggtcctgagaatagtcgtttcgttgatataaatttcagaatatataggaaaaatctttttttcaaaattggttttgtcgtcggctcgaaaacattgacgatcgtcaaaaaggaacgatgtcatcacgccaaagtctagtgtgaggccccgataattttaatgttggcgagcgtggtgtttgtttagtccgcggtcgggtttattttctaggcaataaaaacttagtcgtggcgcgaaaatatctttagtttgagcgctcgtgtattcgaattgtgttggttggttcgtttaggtttatatttacctactatatactacctatcaagtatatatctattctgctgtcataataataatacgagaatacgagaaaaaaatggcagacgtagaaaatcaatccgcatcggctaatgctgctgcttcgacgacttcacctcaagttcatcatcatgctaaaaaggagaagaaagcaaaaaatcctagagccaaaccttctcatcctcccacttccgagatggtcaataacgctattaagggtttaaaggaacgtggtggttcttctcttcaagctataaaaaaattcgtcgccgccaattacaaggtagatgccgagaaagttgcaccatttatcaagaagtatctaaaaggcgccgtcgcttctggttctttggttcagacgaaaggtaagggagcttctggatcgtttaaacttgcttcctcgtccgcctccggtggtggtgcaaaggccagagctgctgctgctgcttctgctgctagagctgctgccgccgcggcagccgctgctactggcgaaagaaagaaaaaatcctcagcagtttcaaaagttaaaaaaaacactggaaaacgttccgccgtttcggcaccaaaaaccggtaagaaaccatcttcgccaaaagcgaaaaaagtcgcagccgaaaagaagagcgtagccgtcgcgaaagcaaaaaaggccgcttctgtcggcgctgagaagaaaacaaccgctgcttcctctacaggtagagctgttgcggcaacagcttcatcaaagccgaaatcaccttcgaaagcaaagaaatcaaataaggccggtccaacgaagaaacctaaggcaccgaaaccaaaaagcgccaaggctatatctgctaaagcgaagaaatctcctgcttctcctaaaagaaagaagtgagctatggcaataatctcatttgtcgtcgtcttcgtcgtcgtcgactacgaaccgatgatgatgataatgatgatgatgatgatggtggtgacgtcctggattatcgactgtttaaggccgtcgagggcatacataaatggcccttttcagggccacaaattaatttctatacaaataaaaaaaagttttcacacctatctgcatatacctaaatcgaaatataattattaatttatacaaacaaacaaacgataatgtctgtagggtgtcggcgctaaaaacgcattatccctcctcacctacctaaccacttttatgactttattcgatatttaactttactcatttttatggtacctacttaaataaattaaattcttttgatgccgccgccgttcttgaagtaccgatcaattaaaacgatttgtttacctacccttaaccagagcgaacaatcataaataaaagcatcattgtttttattgtttgacagagtttaaaattcattatgatccgcgtactattactttaattactgtcaatattgcgaaacattttcatttgtaaacaattttgtggttctgaaaagaaccgtttttttttttgtttattttttcattttaagctcgttctcctcgaatacgtcttgccagttggatgtctttaggcatgatggtgacgcgttttgcatggatggcacataaatttgtatcttcaaaaagtccgacaagatacgcttcactcgcttcttggagtgccataacggcagaactttggaaacgaagatcggtcttgaaatcctgggctatttccctgaccaagcgttggaagggcaatttacgaatcaacagttcggtgcttttctgataacgacgaatttcacgcagtgccactgtaccgggcctgtagcgatgaggttttttcactcctccagtggcgggtgcgctttttcttgctgccttagtggcaagctgttttcgtggagcttttccaccggtcgatttacgagcagtttgtttggtacgggccatttttttgactacttctttatccctcaactacacatacacacacataaacacctacgtacgtcactaacaacggcgacggttcatatgaccctgcaacaaaatttttcgccgtattttattaactagggtgacactatgcgttatctgattggtcaaaaaagtaacttaagaggcggagcgaaactaaactataaaatgagttgactaatctggcgagcaggtagttgttttcgacgaagcagtcaaatctgtgtcgttttcttttgtgaaacaaagcttaatttgaatcaataatCATTCAAAATGACCGGTCGTGGCAAAGGTGGAAAGGGATTGGGAAAAGGTGGAGCAAAACGTCATCGTAAAGTTTTACGTGATAACATCCAGGGCATCACGAAGCCCGCGATCAGAAGATTGTCACGTCGTGGAGGAGTGAAACGTATCTCCGGTCTCATTTACGAAGAAACCAGAGGTGTCCTGAAGGTATTCCTCGAAAACGTCATTCGTGATGCCGTCACCTACACCGAACACGCAAAACGTAAAACCGTCACCGCCATGGATGTCGTTTACGCTTTGAAGCGTCAAGGGCGTACACTTTACGGTTTTGgcggttaagttttttttataacctatgttttatctatgagactacgaggcgacgacaataccggtataccagcattgtttggtttttatgtttcttcctcatcgttagttacatcaatctactctctactattcatcgcattttaattttcgacgaaaaaaaacggttcttttcagaaccacaaaaatatttctaaacaaatgaaaaaagtacgtatcacaaggctctcagttaaaccaccagtataataaatgtttgatttccaaactgtttttatatttctaggaaatgtaacaaataaagttgtgtggtttttatgactttgttgtttaatcaatcgtatgcttttccttaaagggatgaattttgacttttcagagataaataataattaccactaaagaaagaaaacatcaaagcctaaccgatatacatggattagctagccccccaccggcgcggcgtgtagctcgccgtctaggagaggcaataaaaatttacctgcttttaaactattaagaaaataaaacatcttgagtgctcttttttttttaaatcgtgcaataaatttttgccaagttttatgtaactttaagtaggtatgtttatttactctttaaaaaaagtttgtgattcttttttttatttgttaaaaaaatgatggccctgagaagggccgatattattatttttttgtagcttgctgcttctcacagcaactagagagacaacagttagctgtttatggtttcttttcggtttttttcggcaaaaggaccgcctggatgttgggtaaaacaccaccttgagcgattgtcacaccggaaaggagcttgtttaattcttcgtcatttctgatggccaattgaag from Tribolium castaneum strain GA2 unplaced genomic scaffold, icTriCast1.1 ptg000075l, whole genome shotgun sequence encodes the following:
- the LOC135267677 gene encoding histone H4-like is translated as MTGRGKGGKGLGKGGAKRHRKVLRDNIQGITKPAIRRLSRRGGVKRISGLIYEETRGVLKVFLENVIRDAVTYTEHAKRKTVTAMDVVYALKRQGRTLYGFGG